One region of Pseudomonas alvandae genomic DNA includes:
- a CDS encoding cell wall hydrolase — protein MAPTEKDRDILGRTLWGEARGEGFAGQVAVACVIRNRVNDGKDRSWWGEGYADVCLKPYQFSCWNKNDPNYPYLSGAKEIPPTQFAQAQRAADLVISGAEADITNGATHYYATTMPKPPAWIKDATQTFRLGNHIFFKDVP, from the coding sequence ATGGCACCGACCGAAAAGGACCGCGACATCCTCGGGCGCACGTTGTGGGGCGAAGCCCGCGGCGAAGGTTTCGCCGGCCAGGTGGCCGTGGCCTGTGTGATCCGCAACCGCGTGAACGATGGCAAGGACCGATCTTGGTGGGGAGAAGGCTATGCCGACGTCTGCCTGAAGCCGTACCAGTTCAGCTGCTGGAACAAGAACGACCCGAACTATCCCTACCTGAGCGGCGCCAAGGAGATTCCGCCGACGCAGTTCGCCCAGGCGCAGCGTGCGGCGGATCTAGTTATCTCCGGCGCCGAGGCTGACATCACCAACGGCGCGACCCACTACTACGCGACCACGATGCCGAAGCCGCCGGCCTGGATCAAAGACGCGACCCAGACTTTCCGCCTGGGCAACCACATCTTCTTCAAGGACGTGCCATGA
- a CDS encoding lysis system i-spanin subunit Rz: MNPASLKLLIAGVAVALILVISATWKVQDWRYSGRLAEQTNAHLSDLAKISSAAAGQVQAEQGRRLALEQRLIANDQTHHKELSDAQTNQDRLRDRLATADVRLSVLLAEDPASCNAVPPTAGAGGVVHGRPRAQLDPAHAQRIIAITDAGDRGLIALRACQSYAKEVSRR, encoded by the coding sequence ATGAATCCCGCCAGCCTGAAGCTGCTGATCGCCGGTGTGGCCGTGGCGTTGATCCTGGTGATCAGCGCGACATGGAAAGTGCAGGACTGGCGGTATAGCGGCCGACTGGCCGAACAGACCAACGCGCATCTATCCGACCTCGCCAAAATTAGCAGCGCGGCCGCGGGACAGGTCCAGGCCGAGCAGGGCAGGCGCCTGGCCCTGGAGCAACGGCTGATCGCCAATGACCAAACCCACCACAAGGAACTGAGCGATGCTCAAACGAACCAGGATCGCCTGCGCGATCGCCTTGCCACTGCTGATGTCCGGCTGTCAGTCCTCCTTGCCGAGGATCCAGCCAGTTGCAACGCAGTGCCTCCCACCGCCGGCGCCGGCGGCGTGGTTCATGGAAGACCAAGAGCCCAACTTGACCCAGCGCATGCTCAAAGAATTATCGCCATCACCGACGCCGGTGACCGGGGGCTGATCGCGCTGCGGGCGTGCCAGTCCTACGCTAAAGAAGTGAGTCGGCGATAG
- a CDS encoding SOS response-associated peptidase family protein, translated as MCGRLSQYTGIHDFVAVLSMPNALVSAVGSQPLERYNGAPSQQLALLHQEEDTLHADLVRWGWRPHWAKDRAAPINARVEKVAHGPFYRPIWPNRAITPINNWFEWVDEGGPKKQPYLIRRRDQAPVLCAAIGQFPTGGREPGEHDGFVIITADSAGGMVDIHDRRPVVLTPELAREWLDPATPKERAEQIALHQGESAEAFEWFKVDRAIGNVRNQGPELIRPIADSLL; from the coding sequence ATGTGCGGACGACTCTCGCAGTACACCGGTATTCACGACTTCGTGGCTGTGTTGAGCATGCCCAATGCCCTGGTCAGCGCCGTCGGCTCCCAGCCCCTGGAGCGGTACAACGGCGCGCCGTCGCAACAGCTCGCTCTGCTCCATCAGGAAGAGGACACGCTGCACGCCGACCTGGTGCGCTGGGGCTGGCGACCGCACTGGGCAAAGGATCGCGCCGCACCTATCAACGCGCGTGTTGAGAAAGTCGCTCACGGGCCGTTCTACCGGCCGATCTGGCCGAACCGCGCCATCACGCCGATCAACAACTGGTTTGAGTGGGTCGATGAGGGAGGCCCGAAAAAGCAACCCTACCTGATCCGTCGGCGGGACCAGGCACCAGTCCTATGCGCGGCCATTGGCCAATTCCCCACAGGCGGCCGGGAGCCGGGCGAGCACGACGGTTTCGTCATCATCACCGCCGACAGCGCGGGCGGCATGGTCGACATTCACGACCGCCGGCCCGTGGTGCTGACGCCAGAGCTTGCCCGCGAATGGCTGGACCCAGCCACGCCGAAGGAACGGGCCGAGCAAATAGCTTTACATCAGGGCGAATCGGCCGAGGCCTTCGAGTGGTTCAAGGTGGACCGCGCCATCGGCAATGTTCGCAACCAGGGTCCGGAGCTGATCAGGCCTATCGCCGACTCACTTCTTTAG